The sequence AGCATCTGTAAATCCACCGCCTAGTAGCTATGAGTATCCAACCAACATTGCGAGTATTAATAAGCTCACTACGACAACAGAGCCGGTGGGTATAGAAACAGGCAAAACGGAAACGCTATCTTCGACGATAACAAACACCACCTCAGGTGCGACGGAAACAACACCGACAACAGAAGAAGTTGCAAATGGGCAATTGCCAGCAGGAAGTTTGATCTACGTTGAGTTACCGAGCGAAAATGAAGCGGCGGGTACGATCATTGCGACAAATGGAACAGAAAGCGATGTGCCAGATATTAAAATTGTAAATAGCCCGGGAGCTGCGTTATATTCTAAGAACTCTGCAGATGGAAAGGGAACAGATATCGTGTTGGGGGCGGCAACAAACCCGTTCTCCGATATATCGCCATCGTCTTCTTATTATAGTAATATTATAAGCGTAAATAATCAGGGCATTATGATAGGAGAAAAGCAGCCAAACGGAAGCGTACTATTTGAACCAACAGCAGATTTGACTAGAGCAGAGGTGGCAGAAATAATTTGGAAAATGACAGGGCAACCAACACCGTCTTCGCCAAATTCTGCGGCAAATATCAACACTGTTTATAGCGATGTGCCGGTGCCGTATTGGTTTGATGAGCCGGTGGCGTGGGTAACAGATGCGGGAATCAGCTTTGGCTATGTGGGAACCGGAGTGTTTGCACCAAACGAAGCGATACTACAATATCAATTGGCATCAGTGCTCTATAATTATGTAGAATATTTGGGCAAACAGGAAACACCATTGGCTGGAGATACCAAAGTGGTAGCGGATCCGGCGACGCAAGCAGAAACAATTTCGGACCCAACAGCTGCGGGAGTTGTGGAGGCAATGCAGGCGTATGATTGGGCGGTGCAAAACGGTCTGTTGGGCACGACGCTGGTTCCGGCAGATGCGGGAGCGACAATACCGAGAGAGCAAATGGCTGCAATTATTACAGAGTTTCAGGATAAGGTAAATGATTTGGTAGCAAAATAAAATGATTGACGAGATAGAAAACCCTCTGTAGAGTTTGTGACTACAGAGGGACTTTTTTACTTTTTGGCACGGTCGATGACCAATCGTATTTTGCTTTGAACATAGTCGTAGCCACCTTCGTCGTGGGGTTTGGTACAGTTAGAGCAGTCTTTTATGCCGCTTGCGGTATATGCAAAATCGCCGCCGCAATCTTCTTTTAATAAATATAGGGGACAATAGCAAAAGAAACAGTTAAAAGCCTGCTCATTAGAAACTTTGTGGCAGGGAAAAAATTCACACTTTGAGTTTTGAAATTGTTTGTATGCCGACAATAAACTCACCTCCATATTAAGTATAATCCAGACAGAAGCAAATTAGAATAATATAATTGTAGGAGCATTGGCTTGACGGGCAGCTGCAGATGGTGATAGCATAGAAGAAAAATTTGTGAGAGGTGAAATAATGAAATATTTGATTTTGGTTGTTGATGGAGCGGCAGATTACAAGATTGAGAGTTTGGGAAATAAGACACCACTGGAGGTGGCAAACTTAACGAATATAAATTCGATAGCAGCAGTGGGAGAAGTCGGGTTAGTGCAAACTATCCCCGAAGGCATTGCACCAGGAAGCGACGCTGCAAACCTAGCGATTATGGGGTTTGATCCGCGAGTGTATTTAACGGGGAGGGCGCCACTAGAGGCTGCGAGCATGGGGATTGAGATGTCGGATTCTGATGTGGCATTTAGATGTAATGTGGTAACGCTAGCAGGAGCGGGTGCGTATGAAGAGTTGGAGATGGTTGACCATAGTGCGGGAGATATTTCCACAGAGGAAGCGAGAGAGTTGATCAGGGCGATTGATGCGCATTTTGATAAGGCAAAGTTTTATCCTGGAGTTAGCTATAGGCATTGCATGATTGTGGACAAGGGGGATGATAAAACAGTGCTCACGCCACCGCATGATATATTGACGAAGGTGATAGGGGAATATTTGCCGGCGAACAAAGAGATTAGAGAGATGATGAAGGAAAGTTACGAGTTGTTATCTGCGCATTCTGTAAATATTGCACGAGTGGAGAAGGGATTGAATCCTGCAAACTCAATTTGGATTTGGGGGCAGGGTAAGAAGCCGCAGTTGGCATCGTTTTATGAAAAATATGGAGTGAAGGGTGTTACAATATCTGCAGTAGATTTGATAAAAGGAATCGGAGTCTGCGCGGGATTGGAGGCAATAGATGTGGTGGGGGCAACGGGAACACTGCATACAAATTATGTTGGAAAGGCGTTGGCTGCAATACGAGCATTTGAAGATGGGAACGACTTTGTGTATTTGCATGTGGAGGGGCCAGACGAGTGTTCGCATCAGGGAGATTTGGATGGGAAAATTAAGTCGCTCGAGGAGATTGATGCAAAGATTTTGAAACCGATATTGGATTACTTTTTGGCATCTGGAGAGGATTACCGAGTTTTGGTATTGCCAGATCATGAGACGCCGGTGAGTATGAGGACTCATGCAAGCGGAGCGGTGCCGTATGTATTATATGATAGCACGGCAAAGAAGGAAACTGATAATGCAAAGGTATTTACAGAAGCTGAAGCAACAAAGTCGGGGCGATTTTTTGAAAATGGGTATCAGTTGGCGGATTATTTCTTTGCCGTTAAATAATAGAATAGCGAGAAAAAAGTATTACCTGATAAAAGAATGTAGAGCA is a genomic window of Candidatus Epulonipiscium viviparus containing:
- a CDS encoding cysteine-rich small domain-containing protein, translated to MEVSLLSAYKQFQNSKCEFFPCHKVSNEQAFNCFFCYCPLYLLKEDCGGDFAYTASGIKDCSNCTKPHDEGGYDYVQSKIRLVIDRAKK
- a CDS encoding cofactor-independent phosphoglycerate mutase → MKYLILVVDGAADYKIESLGNKTPLEVANLTNINSIAAVGEVGLVQTIPEGIAPGSDAANLAIMGFDPRVYLTGRAPLEAASMGIEMSDSDVAFRCNVVTLAGAGAYEELEMVDHSAGDISTEEARELIRAIDAHFDKAKFYPGVSYRHCMIVDKGDDKTVLTPPHDILTKVIGEYLPANKEIREMMKESYELLSAHSVNIARVEKGLNPANSIWIWGQGKKPQLASFYEKYGVKGVTISAVDLIKGIGVCAGLEAIDVVGATGTLHTNYVGKALAAIRAFEDGNDFVYLHVEGPDECSHQGDLDGKIKSLEEIDAKILKPILDYFLASGEDYRVLVLPDHETPVSMRTHASGAVPYVLYDSTAKKETDNAKVFTEAEATKSGRFFENGYQLADYFFAVK